The Dysidea avara chromosome 11, odDysAvar1.4, whole genome shotgun sequence genome includes the window caatgtaggtgagaaccacaaaagaagTCGAGTAatatactccaaaattggtcatcaactgctgcagtatgctgaatacatcttgggaatgactatgttggatgctcactttaacaattatcataatagtggaagtaAGTGTTtattgacatgttagtctgactatgattacatgtttttagttagctgtgccttaccatactgtatcctttctgtatatgcagggtgaatactgatgttgtgactgttggcaggtgagtttatggtcaatggacaaatcacgcaaatggtgaagaaaaaataatatgtggtaccaagaccccactactatattatgaactcttggtggtacttcatagccaaacactagtgtatctggcttctcgtgctattgtagtcattttttaattttatgggatcatcatgatgtaaatgtttaccattacaatatatcatgctatcattaaagagtttctataattgtgggtgggTCTACGAAGtgctgtgactgaaaggtgatgcgctgatgctggctttttaagtcaacactgaagtttcacagacactgaagggctggggcgggattaGAGACGTACACGGGTAATGCagcagtaaattacttcaactgtatcactacagcgggtatgaaacagctggctactagctatgtacggccctgcatgggccggagtcacgctgacgagtcagtggaggcatatcgtggcgaaattaaaacaaatcagtgactgctcacaattaaaccaagacttgacagcacagtgtctatcaaatcagccagctcgctatggctaatgaccttgcccacttccacactgtttgggtttgggaattgaggcgggcgcctcacacctcgacgtcatggcggcaagtttgaatcttcaaagagcacaaaagcgatctcataaactaacaaacaacttttagcgaaattaaatgtacagatacattgtgtaaaaagcccctgatagccgcagcctttttacaatacgacttcatggttgaaagaaaatcgcttcaatgggatgcgatgacgaagaaaatgaaaaaagaacgatgcacatttgaataaataatttcattaacgcatggtaaatgggtgggcgatggaacaaactactccaacaatttgcctgacttttcgtgtggtagttatTACATGCCTctggtttcgaggtggaatcttttagtaagcctgagatttcgccatgcggattttaaaagattgcataatcgatccctcatcatcatcacagtagtggtcacgtgtttattattttgtgggcgcgcgctttgtgcttcttggcctcgcgtGAGTCTTGATGACAatagtggtcgcgtgtttattaatttgtgggcgcgcgctttgtgcttcttggcctcgcgactcactaccgtgagtcttgatcatCATATCATATCATAACAAATAGTCGGTGAAGTAGTAGCAGAACAAAAGGGAATCTCTTATACTCTATCATACCTCCTATTAGTGACACCCCCAGACGGTGTAGCACAAACGTGTCGAGTCATGTCATGTGCACAGTGTTGCAGTTCACTGAATTTATCGAGATTCTGACTCTTATCGACGATTCCAAGTGGTTTGCGTTGAACCCCTCGATAGCTAGTCTGTGACTGCTGAGTTGCCAGGATAATTTAGTCAATGGAATGCGAACCATAAACCACCAAAGAAATTCCCTTTGTCTTACTGGATTTCTGTATTCCCTGGGAGTTTCCCATGACGTCATTCAGATGGATAAGCCAATCGTACACCTTCGTTTGATTTCGCGCGAAAATTATTTAGTGCCGAATCAGCCTTAGCTAGACTATATTAACTGAAGATACCGGTACGTATCCCAGAAAAAATAACGCCTTTTAGTTCTGTGTCGTTTTAGTGATCGTTTTCAGACAGACTCGTCCGGCGTCATGGGAGGGATCGTTAGTCAGTTTCTCAAGTGTACTTGTATTTCTAGGGACGAAATCGATGGAGCACCATACTGCATCACAGATGACGTGCTAACAGGTACGTAATATGACTTTCTATGTTATATCATGTAGCTATTATAAATCAAAACTGGATGtaaaagtaggcattccagcctgatttttaaattttggaaaaatggactttttgtatgctcaatagatagagtagcTATTGATTGCCAATTTCAGAAatgtatagtttgttgggttggaaattggaattagctactttggcatgcacagtgcttaaaaactgaaaaaaaagaTGTGTTTTTTTCCTCTCTGAGGCTCCCCATAGATTTTAAAGGGAAATTATGGCACAGttgaattaggaagccatctagcaacctggactgtctacaaactgcagttgcttctagttgcaagtttgtacatgtaatgagagtaacttcaggtcttatcgAATCTTAGCGATTtctgtatgctttgtggtgaggaAACGtttttcacctactgcacacttctcaatacaatggtgtatacacataggcaagtggctatctcaagtaagtaaaaacatcaagttaacaactttaaaggtaaacaactaaagtggaggtgtcacaataatgcaacaatacctaaggtggagttgtggtttcagttatggtattgttatgccgactttgaagtggtttatggCTTTTGAGCtaatgacacagccatcagaaaattgctatggagctgaaaatcgctaacccgagtgaagtaactacgcccattaaagtaagcaccagtgactaccttccacccgactgTACGtttattaaagttttaaagtattctacatacattacaatgcttgaaaagattacaaaacaacacaaaacttaactcacacgataaaactaagattttcatgtgTGGACAAACCCtacagtgattttcatcctCAGTGGAGCTCGGATGAGGGAGCAATCctaagttaaacacgagttgttagaggattctattggggaatatacggagaaattttaaattaaaaatctcagatactggaatgcctagtaAAAGTCACAAAATATAGATAATATATTTCATGACTCAGAAATTATGGTGATGTACTTAGTATTAAGTACTGCATAAAGCCATCATCACTATAAATTATGACATACATGCATGTTtcctcatttaataatgatagtTTCTCTCTCTGCTGATACTAGTGGTACTACAATTGGTACTACTGATACTATTGGTACTAGTGCATGGTACTGCTGTACTATAGTAGGGTCTgcaatccaaaaaatcaacCGATCCCCCTATAAATTGtggaatgttcattgtagtatcccattgctagatccagaGGCATGgctgttgtcttcacagaaatatcgttttTTGGTAATTAATgagatgcaaaattatttttttaaatttgtgctccacacaaagaaccagatgaaacttgctacttagcaaGGACAATCCAGAATTGTTGTAGTTAAAAGGTACGTAGCAAAAGATTTGCTGGGTACCCGGTatagggttgctttctttgataAAACAGAAAATAAAGAAATACGAATTTTCGATTTCAAACTTCCTtaccaactcttcctcatagtgattcGATATGGTTGGGTGAACAGtttgtctatgctgttagtttgaaaaagatctgagacttttcaccatctgggtgacaagCGTCAAAGTTTTCTGCAACATTAGAAATTGCGTTGCACTTTCTAGCCATTTACAGTGCTTCTGCAACCACACCAATCATTGCTTATTGACTAAAGCTGTGGCAAAAGATGTCACTGGACATTTGGTAGTTGCGGTTTTCAATTATTATGTCATCCACAGTTTCCATGCCtagctctaagctatgcatcacaGGAGGCAGCTAATTataaatcgtccaaatttgacttacCTCTCATGCTCCACAGCAGTTTCAAATCTTTACTGATccccctacatcaccattatgttGAAAAATATCCCAAAACAAACTGAAAAAGCACAAAATTCtttgagctgggtggagctcctggtgagctggtATACAGCATCATGAAAATGCCAACTGCTACTAATACCAAACATTTTGTACAATTTTTTTCATCTTTCTAAACAAAATCAGGTGACCAATGTGGCATCAGAGGTACTGGAAAGGACTTTGGCACccttgagagaatcccttggaatgatgcacaaaaattttgatgCTCTTCAACCAGATgatgagaagtctcagatccttttcCAGACTAACGGCATaaagacagactatgcatccagccttatcacatcactatgaggaagagttggttatcttgtcttggctggtagggcagtttgaaatcGAAAATTCATGTTTTGTTGTCTgatttttgaaagaaagcaaccttgtgctgggaacccagtgaatcatttgcttattactgtaagtactttttaactacaataactttagataatatctagctaaggaGCAAGTTTTATCTGGTTCTTTGTATGGagcacaaaatttaaaaataaattttgcatctcgtGAAACACTGAAATTGATACTGTCTGTAAAGACGACTATCGTGCCTcaggtttcatggtggatctagcaatgggataccacaatgaacatcccacaatggtaggggaattgatttgtaaaagttgatttttttggATTGCAGACCCTAGCTATAGTGGTACTTGTGGcactactggtactgctggtactagtggtactgttGGTAAATTATGATTAATATAATAATCACgtagtgatttagtttgccatacattagtctcaatagtaggagtacaattaatcccaaattgcacggccttgtttctgtaattgcactgtaaagcagctaataaaatagcagaataacagaaaccttttaagtgcaacaagaaagtgttatggtgaatagccaatcaaataagctgaacCTTTCAAATGCAACATGTGTAgtcattttgagtagccaatcaaaattgctgacatgtgaagccttttaagtgcagcaacacatgatgtaatataaaaagaatgatgcaatcacctggtagaagttaatggccacatagaactggatagatgtgtactacaaaccatgaagggtgatcactatgtgattagtaggcaatcacacacattttcatgcaattatggaataattgattagtaggcaatcacacacattctcatgcaattatggaataattgtactctcAACAGCCAAAATTACACGAGGCAAATATACTAACTAGAAAGACAGCACTGCAATGCTGACTACATCTATACATGGATAATTGTTGTGGTTGCATCGTGCACATGGACAATTAGGAGCTAATAATGAGTGTTTGAGGTGAAAACGCTGCAGAACCTTGATCCTTTACCCTACATCCAATTGTGCCTGTATCAACTGATTATTTATTAACTATTGTTTatttttatgatgtaattttatcACATTTCTTACTACCTTTAGTACTTAGctagttgtataattattgtggAATTATACATTCCTACATGCTGCATGTGCACTAATTAATGTATCTTCCTCTTGTTTGTAAAGGTGACCCTGATGATGTAATGCAAGAGCTACAGGATAAAGTAGATGAGTACACAGGGAATGTGAGCGCTGACTACATTGGGACTAGCAGTGGAGATAACAGAGCAAAGGCAATGAAACGTAGACACGATAATTATAAGAAAGAAAACAACATTGATACAATGGTGGCAATTTATGAAAGCAACAATGAAGGGGATTGCCGTAAAGTGGAGAAAGAATTACTTGAATATCGTGGAATTGGTAATGGAACAAACATTAACCGAACTGGAGGAGGAGGTGGCCGTAATTCAAAAGGGCCCAAATATCAAGTTTACATTGCAACTAGCACGTAGTCATAGACAATTTACAACTGTATATAAGGCTAAATGTTTGTACATTTTTCAACTACTTATTGTTCATAGCTCATACACATTCTGTAACTAtatcatgtataattatagcatgcaTTTTTTATAACAGAGTGGTGTCAAAGCTACATATGCACATTACATAATACTAGTTACTTGTAGCCATACCTGTGTCACTTGTTTATTGTACTGGACCATATAATAAGCAgtttttacaactttttctAATGATACACATACCATATTAAATACCCCTGTAATTAAATGTTCATGACAAGCAAAGCACATAAAATTTCACAAAAAAACTCCCCAGTCTTCATTTCTCGACAATAAATGAATCATGTGAGCTGATAATGTATCTTGTGAACACCAATTTTAATATCCGTATCTAAATACTTAACAGAACTTCTCTGCCCTATTTAATTGAGACACATATTGAGTGAACAAGTTACAACCTTAAATGCAAACTGAAATTATATATTTGTATACTGAGCAATATCATGAATAATCTGGGCCGCCcacagagggggggggggggggggggggggcaactggggcattttgccccgggccccagcctgaaaggggccccaggaggcccccctgaatacctgtttaaaagatcgatatactctaatagaacagtcagatctaaatactctaatagagcagtcacagtattcttcagaggagcagtgtagcaagcttatagataaggagatatggttggtgatgggtagttattgtcattgccagcaggttgtgacctttttttttttttttttttggtcttcatcttacaacttgggtcaagggccccactttaactctttgccctgggccccttaatttctctgggcggccctgtgaaTAATATCAATTGCTAGCTCAAGAGAGTACTCAAATTCTGAAGCCCATGATTGTTTGAATTTGTTTCAGCCTTATCACAGTACTACCCCTTTTTTGAAATGAATTAATATGCAAGATTCTGGATACACTTTATCTCTGATAGCTCTTTGGacacaattaataatattattagcttgATTTATTTTAGCAATGTAGTGCATACACGTgcaattattatatattatgcaCATTTTATGATCTTTAAGGCAGGGGCAGTGAGAagagggggctgtagcccctgtcAAAACGATTATGGAGAGGCTTAGCCCCCTAAATAAAATTATCtagatatagctatagctgttATTGAGAGCCTAGCTTAATCAGTAGTGCCATGCAATAATTCttttttagggggggggggggggtcactACGTTGTCATTAAAGGGACTCAATATAAGTATTAGTCCTGGACAAACTCTGgcactattgtattgtattgtattgtattaatgctttacagtggtTGTGGGAAGAGTACCATCACTCAGTTACTACAAAGATTCTATGATCCTGATCAAGGGAAGGTGTGTGGTTGTCGATAAGTTAGCAATAGATGCTTCAACAAAAATACTCTTGAGTTAACTGAAGCATTTTTCTGCTTGACTGTTGATCTGTGTTGTCTTTTAgttatgtttgtatgtgtggtATCCACCCATCCTTAGAACTTGTCTGTCCATCTGCCCACCTTATAGTACTGTAGTTCTTGTGTGTTTGCCTGTTTGTGTGTCAGTTTGTGTGCTGTATCTTTGTCTACTAGTCCCCTTTGTTATACTGTACTGCCCAAATGCAACATCgctatgtgtgagtgtgtgcaattttaaaaaaaatcactaattaaggggtgtggcagccaCTTGTGTGTAGCAGCATTGTTAACATGGTGTGATGTACTATTCATATTTGTATAGGTAACTGTTGGTGGGTATGATGTTATGGAACTGAACTTACGTTGGTTACATTCCAACATTGGAGTAGTCAGTCAGGAGCCAGTGTTGTTTGCTACTACAATAGCAGAGAACATTTGTTATGGTAGAGATGATGTTACAGAAGAAGAAATGATTGCAGTAGCTGAAGCTGCAAATGTTCACTCTTTCATCAGTCAACTTCCTGATGGATATAACACTTTAGTAGGAGAGATGGGTACTCAACTATCAGGAGGACAGAAACAATGTATAGCCATTGCTCATGCCATAGTGAGAGACCCAAAGATATTAATACTGGATGAGGCAACATCAGCATGTGATGCTGAGAATGAATCCTTACAAGCTGCTCTAGGTCAGGTATGTAATCCTGTTTAACTGGTTACTGGTGAGTATTACCTGTTCAACTGGTTGATTGTATAGAGGTTGTTACATGTTCAACTGGTTATTTGCTTGATTTATTGCTTGTTAAACAGTGGATGTGTGTATGGAAGGATTACAGATTATTACCTGCTTGACTAGTTGCTGTTCAACATGAAACTTGAAACTGTTTCCTGATTATTTCAATGATCCCTTCCCCTGCATTAATGTTGCTTACCCATTAGGTTTAGACACAGGTTAACTAGCTAATTCAGGGCTTTGTTTGGCTTGAGGTTCATGGAGATAGGTTTATCACATGTGTGACCTCTGATAATGGCACATGCACAGGACCAGTCATACTTGAGGCAACAGTACATGTAGTGCTGTAAATTTAGATCTGAATTGAAACAAAAGGTAATGGCAGCACCACAAAGTGGATGCGCCTGGATGAACTAGAGACGTCCATTGAAAATATTGTTGAGTGAAGCCTAGTGATGGCTGCCTGAGGACAGAAATAATCACATCAATATGCTGGTTATGTCAGCCAGCACAAAAAGGGAGACCCCAACAAAAAAGGTTCCTTTAGGGTGCAGAAAAGATGAATATGTCAGTGTTTATGAGTACTAAATGTAGGAGGTCATGGtaggtggctgtacaatactAGCTCAAGCAACATGACTTGTATGGGAATAGGggtatgtatagctagctacctgttgTATCTGCAGCCATCATGAGCTGCACTAGTAGGATTCCAGGAGTACTTGTACATGAAGCAACAGTACATATGTGTATTAGTGCAAATTTGTACCTTCTAACCCTCCTACCACAGGTGAAATGTCTATTTTTTTCTGGAGTAATGAGGTTATACCCTATACTGTGGGAATATTGAGCACTGTGGCCCACATGTTCAGTAACCACCgcctaaaattaattattactggacctgcgtcaaatatgccagtgtaataaaaagcataatgctaCCTTATTAGGTGAACATTTCCAACTCTTGAAAATAGATCAGTACTCCATAATAGAGCAGCCAGTGGAAAATGAAAACTGCaatacatagctccttagatcaatactcagtcattttgctgtgaaatactctaatagagcattcattgattaaattgtttatttttACTAAGCGGTCAaccctgct containing:
- the LOC136239360 gene encoding uncharacterized protein — its product is MGGIVSQFLKCTCISRDEIDGAPYCITDDVLTGDPDDVMQELQDKVDEYTGNVSADYIGTSSGDNRAKAMKRRHDNYKKENNIDTMVAIYESNNEGDCRKVEKELLEYRGIGNGTNINRTGGGGGRNSKGPKYQVYIATST
- the LOC136239297 gene encoding ABC transporter B family member 4-like produces the protein MLYSGCGKSTITQLLQRFYDPDQGKVTVGGYDVMELNLRWLHSNIGVVSQEPVLFATTIAENICYGRDDVTEEEMIAVAEAANVHSFISQLPDGYNTLVGEMGTQLSGGQKQCIAIAHAIVRDPKILILDEATSACDAENESLQAALGQRLLHVQLVICLIYCLLNSGCVYGRITDYYLLD